The Bacillota bacterium genome has a window encoding:
- a CDS encoding fibronectin/fibrinogen-binding protein, protein MMRAIRNELGNFIVGSRVDRVDQPSKYEVMLTLRSPREKRLLFISSIDGLARIHLSQIPKERPAEPPAFCMLLRKHLEGGEIMDVSQEDTDRILRITISSPLEEERKPTVIVAELTGKHSNIILLDRNSSTILGAIKPTPPQVETRRLILPGEPYTSLPVASKLDPTTADENDFWDALEEGRETGIRSPKEFLLRTYQGFGPTICREICHRASISADARLSGLCREDGVRLFLALAEIISIVKDANFIPTLYTNDETGEIIDFSWTELRMFRSMETISRKDFPSFGELLDYVFGRLDEEKEIENLRATLARVVRENLARVEKKIEAREESLRKSEKAEDYRIAGELILANLHAIPAGAEEVTLPNYYDPQGAPVTIKLDPRVAPARCAQSYFNQYRKAKNGMEVTSKLLDEAKEERDYLEQVSLTISEADSREVLEEIKQELIDSEYIRPRRHSGHSKSDRMRAPRNKGEMADPLEFQAPDGTRILVGRNNVQNDRLTMKIARPDDIWLHAHQIPGAHVIVIADDRGEVSEEALLMGARLAARFSKAKMSEKVPVDFTKRRFVKKPKSARPGMVIYRNENTILVEPLEQ, encoded by the coding sequence ATGATGAGAGCAATAAGAAATGAACTAGGCAATTTTATCGTTGGATCTCGCGTAGATCGGGTGGACCAACCTTCGAAATATGAGGTAATGCTCACCCTTCGAAGTCCCCGTGAGAAGCGTTTGCTTTTCATCTCTTCGATAGACGGTCTTGCGAGAATTCATCTTTCTCAGATACCAAAAGAAAGGCCAGCAGAACCTCCGGCATTTTGTATGTTGCTGAGAAAGCATCTAGAGGGCGGCGAAATAATGGATGTAAGTCAGGAAGACACGGATAGGATACTCAGGATCACCATCTCTTCACCCCTGGAAGAGGAACGCAAGCCCACCGTCATTGTGGCGGAGCTCACCGGGAAACACAGCAACATAATTCTCCTCGACAGGAATTCTAGCACGATCCTGGGCGCCATAAAGCCCACCCCGCCACAGGTGGAGACCAGGCGCTTGATACTGCCGGGGGAGCCATACACCTCGCTGCCTGTAGCCAGCAAATTGGATCCCACAACAGCAGACGAAAATGATTTTTGGGACGCGCTGGAGGAAGGCCGGGAGACGGGAATTCGTTCCCCGAAGGAGTTTCTCCTCAGGACATACCAGGGTTTTGGTCCGACGATATGCAGGGAGATCTGCCATAGAGCCTCTATCTCTGCCGACGCCAGATTATCCGGCCTTTGCCGGGAAGATGGCGTAAGGTTGTTTCTTGCCCTGGCCGAGATCATATCCATAGTCAAAGATGCGAATTTCATCCCTACGCTATACACGAATGATGAGACAGGAGAAATCATTGATTTCTCCTGGACAGAATTGAGAATGTTCAGGTCAATGGAGACTATTTCTCGCAAGGACTTCCCAAGCTTTGGAGAACTCCTCGACTATGTCTTTGGGCGGCTGGACGAGGAAAAGGAAATCGAAAACCTGCGGGCGACCCTGGCGAGGGTTGTGCGGGAAAACCTGGCGAGAGTGGAGAAAAAGATCGAGGCACGAGAGGAATCATTGAGGAAATCGGAGAAGGCTGAAGATTATAGGATCGCTGGCGAACTCATTCTTGCTAATCTTCACGCCATACCCGCCGGGGCAGAGGAAGTTACTCTCCCGAACTACTATGACCCACAGGGCGCTCCTGTGACTATAAAACTCGACCCTCGTGTAGCCCCGGCCCGATGTGCCCAGAGCTATTTCAACCAGTATCGGAAAGCCAAGAACGGCATGGAAGTGACTTCTAAACTTCTCGATGAGGCAAAGGAGGAAAGAGACTATTTGGAACAGGTCTCCCTCACCATATCTGAGGCCGATTCCCGAGAAGTGCTGGAGGAGATCAAACAGGAGCTCATTGATTCTGAGTATATACGTCCCAGGCGCCATAGCGGCCATTCAAAAAGTGATAGAATGCGGGCTCCCAGGAATAAGGGGGAAATGGCCGATCCGCTGGAATTTCAGGCGCCAGACGGTACAAGGATACTTGTTGGCCGTAATAATGTCCAGAATGATCGTCTCACCATGAAAATCGCAAGACCAGATGATATCTGGCTCCATGCCCATCAGATACCAGGGGCGCACGTGATCGTCATAGCTGACGATCGAGGCGAGGTTTCAGAAGAAGCGCTCCTCATGGGCGCTCGGCTCGCCGCTAGGTTCAGCAAGGCGAAGATGTCGGAAAAAGTCCCTGTAGACTTTACAAAAAGGCGATTTGTAAAAAAACCAAAATCCGCACGGCCCGGCATGGTCATATATAGAAATGAAAACACGATCCTGGTGGAGCCTCTAGAACAATAA
- a CDS encoding L,D-transpeptidase family protein, which produces MSGSDVADLQLRLQQLGIFKGKIDGIYGASTVSAVKLFQRRSGLRENGIVDNGMWARLAAGVLATSGPPSPKPEGKIRLVVNLDRLTLVVYADDRPYKTYPIAIGRWDTPTQIGEFVIIDKGVNPGGPFGSRWIGLNVPWGAYGIHGTDRPWTIGYSASAGCIRMFNQDVEELFEWVDIGTRVIIQGSEGEYQLVTEVERPLKEGDTGKDVRFVQWRLREAGFDPGPLDGWFGDAMKQAVMNLQKFYGLPITGIIGKDELYVLSII; this is translated from the coding sequence ATGTCAGGAAGTGATGTAGCTGACCTGCAGCTGAGACTCCAGCAATTGGGCATATTCAAGGGCAAAATCGATGGAATCTATGGGGCATCCACAGTATCAGCTGTCAAACTCTTTCAGAGACGAAGTGGCCTTAGGGAGAATGGAATAGTTGATAATGGTATGTGGGCGAGGCTGGCGGCCGGAGTTTTAGCCACTTCTGGCCCGCCTTCACCCAAGCCCGAGGGGAAGATAAGGCTTGTGGTAAATCTCGATAGACTGACCCTCGTGGTCTATGCAGACGACCGTCCATATAAAACTTACCCGATTGCCATTGGGCGCTGGGATACCCCCACCCAGATAGGAGAATTCGTCATAATCGACAAAGGGGTCAACCCCGGGGGGCCGTTTGGATCACGCTGGATCGGACTCAATGTGCCATGGGGAGCATATGGTATCCATGGCACAGACAGGCCGTGGACGATCGGTTATTCGGCAAGCGCGGGGTGTATACGAATGTTCAACCAGGATGTGGAGGAGCTCTTTGAATGGGTGGACATCGGCACTAGGGTGATCATTCAGGGAAGCGAAGGTGAGTATCAATTAGTGACAGAGGTAGAAAGACCTCTCAAGGAGGGAGATACCGGGAAAGATGTCCGGTTCGTCCAGTGGCGGCTTCGGGAAGCAGGCTTTGATCCAGGCCCTCTCGATGGATGGTTCGGGGACGCCATGAAACAGGCTGTGATGAACTTGCAGAAGTTTTATGGCCTCCCTATAACAGGCATCATCGGTAAGGATGAATTGTACGTTCTTTCTATCATCTAG
- a CDS encoding extracellular solute-binding protein, whose protein sequence is MSLKRILILRMKALIVFAATLMVALSALALFFWRSYDLIPEGRFHPWGLYYQARGLPVHPFVPVDEEHPIALEVWSSDLPIRRSHELSYAESFQKVATMFQNKHFNAKIKCQLFPFHDDMVALVKARLGENSWPDICISPFDPELIDPQRSVPLTAFFPRFPVDEAISYDPLALGAVTFDRQIWAWPMWFEVPCLIGNVKMLREIGLDAHRIVESGWSWDEFIAMGMKMRGKQEEGVGVKPPRIVSLALNSRDPDYAKCLLATRFPAGLVMPDGKPGWTMQGLEELANFLASLRDQGRIFVPQGNAPDGIISLFWEGRAITIGPAWSGLMRHVKARYKQKKSESIQTIFLPIPHYPGIPYQLPLRVTAAMVYMKRTSDWKERARLAVEFIQELSRNETIWVAAKLNTVPVKFSDRPGWQEAISLSYEENALLAASTRAPRAEHSASAPDISGTRTARLLEKDILNHVVIPSLEKFWTGALSAQKLAAIIDEEARKMLESR, encoded by the coding sequence TTGAGTCTCAAGAGAATTCTCATCTTAAGGATGAAAGCGCTGATTGTCTTCGCCGCGACCTTGATGGTCGCCCTTTCAGCTCTGGCGCTTTTCTTTTGGAGATCCTATGACCTCATCCCCGAAGGCCGATTCCACCCCTGGGGCCTCTATTACCAGGCCAGAGGACTTCCTGTCCATCCCTTTGTGCCTGTGGACGAGGAACATCCTATAGCCCTAGAAGTCTGGAGCAGTGACCTTCCCATAAGACGTTCTCATGAACTCTCATATGCCGAATCCTTTCAAAAAGTGGCTACCATGTTCCAAAACAAGCATTTCAATGCCAAGATCAAATGCCAGCTCTTTCCTTTCCATGATGATATGGTCGCCCTGGTGAAGGCCAGGCTTGGGGAGAACTCCTGGCCGGATATATGTATCAGCCCATTTGACCCTGAATTGATAGATCCACAAAGGTCTGTGCCACTCACGGCGTTTTTCCCCCGATTCCCGGTTGATGAAGCGATATCATACGACCCACTGGCGCTCGGAGCGGTGACTTTCGACAGGCAAATATGGGCTTGGCCGATGTGGTTTGAAGTTCCCTGTCTCATCGGGAATGTGAAGATGTTAAGGGAGATCGGACTAGATGCCCACAGAATAGTTGAATCAGGCTGGTCCTGGGATGAATTCATAGCCATGGGAATGAAGATGCGGGGAAAGCAAGAAGAAGGTGTTGGAGTAAAGCCACCTCGAATTGTATCCCTGGCCCTCAACAGCCGGGACCCGGACTACGCAAAATGCCTCCTTGCAACGAGATTCCCCGCTGGGCTGGTCATGCCTGACGGCAAGCCTGGGTGGACGATGCAAGGGCTGGAGGAATTGGCGAATTTCCTTGCCTCCTTGCGAGACCAGGGGCGTATATTCGTGCCGCAAGGAAACGCGCCCGACGGGATCATTAGCCTTTTCTGGGAGGGACGCGCCATCACCATTGGGCCTGCATGGTCGGGCTTGATGAGACACGTGAAGGCCAGGTACAAGCAGAAGAAATCAGAAAGCATACAAACGATATTCCTGCCAATTCCGCACTATCCGGGCATCCCATACCAACTCCCCCTGAGGGTCACGGCCGCCATGGTGTATATGAAGAGAACAAGCGACTGGAAGGAAAGGGCCAGACTCGCTGTGGAATTTATTCAAGAACTCTCAAGAAACGAGACCATTTGGGTTGCGGCAAAATTAAATACAGTGCCCGTCAAGTTCTCAGATAGGCCGGGCTGGCAGGAAGCCATCTCCCTATCATACGAAGAAAATGCGCTCCTCGCCGCCAGCACAAGAGCGCCGCGAGCCGAACACTCAGCCTCAGCGCCTGATATTAGCGGCACAAGGACCGCTAGACTTCTCGAGAAGGATATACTCAACCATGTAGTCATTCCT